The sequence below is a genomic window from Pelagibaculum spongiae.
AATAAGCATGCTCTCTAGGATTGCGATAAATACCATGCTTATAATGGTGTGCGGTATCCCAGCCACCTCTTTTAGTCACTTCATGTCCCGAAAACAAAGCCTGCCAGATATCGACTACAAAAGCATCTGAACCCCAGGTTCTATAATCCTGAATATGAGAATCCAGTTTGCGATTAACTACCACGTAATGATGATGGATTTTGGTTTCAGCAAATAATTCAGCATGACCAGAACCTGAAAGATATTCCTTCAAGTAAAATAAAACTAATGCTGAGCAAGTATCACAAACCAAATCAATTGGGCGGCTTTTAGACGCAGCTTTAATTCTTACTGAAAGATCTCGGCCGGTATTCAGCCAATATTCGGGAGCTTTTGTATCTACTTTCTGGTTTTTTTTACGCATTTTAAATGCACTCATCACTGCACCAGAAAGCGCAGCATTGATCTTTAAGTTAGTAGCAACGGCAGGCGCAGTATCACCAGGGCGGCGCTTTCTATAATTAGCTGCATTGGCAATAGCAATATTTGGAAGTAGCGGCTCTAAGCGCGGTTTAAGAACTGATATGACCTTATTTTTACTCTTCACGTAACACTCCTCATAACTTTAGAAAGCATTTAACACCTTACAGAAATCCTTACTACAACTAACAAATCTTTGATAACAAAGAACATCCCTGCAATATAAACTCTCTTTAGTCCATGATTAGAGTATCAATAAATTAAAGCCAGCTATTATGTGTAAAAAAGAAATTACGATAAAGTCTAACGTATATTTTTATTGTTAAAACAATCAATAACTTTAGCTTTTCAACTTCTCTATAATTTTGAAAAAAATCGACAGGAAAAGTAATAAATGAGAAGTGATTTACATTCAAAAGAGCGCGGATTCGTATCATAAGTGCATAACCTCTGTTCGCTAACAGAGGTTGAGCTAAAAGAAGAGCTCAGATATTTTCTCTGTTGGCGACCAAACCAAACAGAGGCCACTATGGGCTACAAACATCTGAGCTCCGAAGAAAGATACTATATTGAGACACGCTTGAAAATGGGTGACTCGCTTAACACTATCGCCAGCAGCCTTCAGCGCAACCAGAGTACACTTTCCAGAGAAGTGAAACGCAACACAGGATTACGAGGCTATCGCCATAAACAAGCTCAAGCATTTGCCCAGAAACGCCTTGAAGACAAGCCTAAACAGAGAAAGATTACTGGCGCTACTGTCGATTATATTTGCTATGGATTAAAGGAAAATTGGAGTCCGGAACAAATTGCGGGGCGCGCAGGCAAAGATGGTTTGTTTAAGATGCACCATCAGACGATTTATAATTTTATTCGTAAAGACAAAAGATTAGGCGGGTTACTGTATCGCTACTTGCCCAGGAAATTAAAACCTTATCGAAAGAAATACGGTAGTTCCGGTGGCTCGTGCAAAGGTATTCCAGGGCGGATAGGAATAGAAGATCGCCCAACCATTGTTGATACCAGAGCACGTATTGGAGACTGGGAAGCTGATACCATTATTGGAAAAGGTCACCAAGGTGCGATTGCAACGATTGATGAGCGAAAGAGCAAGCTTCGTCTGGCAATGCCGGTTCATAAAAAAACGTAACCATTCAGCACAATTTAATATAAAAATCGCTTGACAGGTTTTTTGATATTTTCCCGAATTTAAGCACCTCTTTTAGAATACCACTTAAACGCCGCATTAAACTGCTATTAACACACCTGATTATCAATGTTTTTTGCTCAGAATAGCGCATCAGCATTCCGCTTCTAAAAAGTCGCCACAGTAAGCCTCAGAGACAAAAAAACCACCCTGAAAACCTGTGCGATAATAACCGCATGGACTCAATCGAAATTAATAAAACCATCGCTGAAACCGAGCGCTTGTTAGCCAAAAGCAAACGCTTACCGCCCGAACTGGTGGCGATGGTTCGTATGCTGATGCTCGTCGTTAAGATATTGCTTGATAGCAAAGGGCTAAACAGCAAAAACTCCAGCATTCCGCCATCGGCAGATCCTAATCGAGAAAAGAAATCGCGCGCCAAAAGCAATAAAAACCCAGGCGGGCAGCCTGGCCATAAAGGCAGTAATTTATCACCGGTGAAAGACCCAGATGAAGTGCTGGATATTACGATTGATCGTAGCCAATTGCCGAAAGGAAAATACCGTGTTGTTGGCAGTGAAAGCCGCCAAGTAGTTGATGTTCGTATTACCCGATATGTCACCGAATATCGGGCGCAGATTCTACAAGACGAGCAGGGTAACCAGTTTGTTGCTGAGTTTCCGCAAGGGGTCACTCGGCCAATACAATATGGCAATGAGTTTAAAGCCAACGCGGTTTATATGTCGAGCTACCAGCTGATTCCTTATGAACGGACTCAAAAGCACTTCGCTGAGATATTGGATGCGCCAATCAGCACCGGTAGCCTTGCCAATTTTAATCAGGAAGCTTTTCATCGACTGAAGCCATTTGCTCAGTTAGTACCGGCTATTTTGCGTGCTGGAGATTTGATTCATGCCGATGAAACCGGCGTCAATATCAATGGTAAACGAAAGTGGCTACATGTCGCGAGCAATGACCGCTGGACGTGGATTGAAGCGCATGAATCAAGAGGTATCGAGGCAATGGAAGCGATCGACATCTTGCCTAAATTTACCGGTTTATTGGTACACGATCACTGGAAAAGCTACTACCGATTTGTGCTGTGCTTGCATGTATTGTGTAACGCCCATCATGTACGTGAATTGGCGCGAGCCCATGAGCAAGATGGCCAGCAGTGGGCCAAGGCAATGGAAGATCTGCTTTATGAAATGAATACAGCAGTCAATGAGGCGGGGGGTGAGTTGGATGAAAAGCAGTGTCAAAAATGGGTGAAGCGATATCGAAAAATATTAAAAGCAGGTGATCGGGAATGCCCGGCACCTGAGCCAAAAAAAGCGGATAAAAAAGGTCAATTAAAACGAGGGAAATTAGCACGAAGTAAATCGAGAAATTTATTAGAACGGCTGCGGGATTTTGAAGCAGACGTGCTGCGGTTTATGAGTAATACCCGAGCACCGTTTACCAATAATCAGGGTGAACGGGACTTCCGTATGAGCAAGGTTCAGCAGAAGATATCAGGCTGCTTCCGCTCATGGGATGGCGTGAAAGCGTATTGCAGAATCCGGAGCTATATATCGACCTGCCAAAAACATGGGGTCGGTGTTGGGGAAGCTTTGTCGTTATTATTTGCGGGTAAATGGCCGGACTTTATTCAGGAGAAATTGGATCGGTTGGTGTGACATGCTGAATGGTTACAAAAAAACAACAGAAAATGTTGTCGGGGCGCTGATTAGCTTACTACTGCCGCTTAAAAAGCATGTTAAAACAATAACATTTGATAATGGAAGAGAGTTCGCTAGCCATCAAAACTTAAGCAAAAAAATTAAGTGCGACAATTATTTTGCAAAACCTTATAGCTCTTGGGAAAGGGGGCAGAATGAAAATGCCAATGGATTGTTACGACGTTACTTCCCAAAGACAATGTCTTTGAAAAATGTTAAAAACCAAGAAGTGATAGAAGCGGTTGATCGATTGAATAGTCGCCCAAGAAAATGTTTGAATTACCAAACTGCATACGAAGCATTTGAAGCAGAAACCAAGATCAGTAGAAAACAATTACTGGGTTATGCACTTAAGATTTGAATTCAGGGAGTACTTTTTATAGCGTAAAGCTAATTAAGGCTCCTTGCTCTCGATACCCTAGGCTAGCTACCCAGCAAACCACTTTGCTTAATACCATCAAACATAAACTGAACTGCTAACGCCGTGAGTAAAACACCAAATACCCGGCTAATTACATGCATACCAGTTAACCCGAATAACTGCTGTACCCGGTTAGCTAATAACAATAATACCAGTGTTAATGCTGTAACCGAAACTAGTGCAAGAATGACCACACCTTGGTCACCCCAATGCCCCGTATTATCTGCCATCAACAGAATTGCCGCACCCATTGCACCCGGCCCACCAATCAAAGGAGTTGCCAATGGAAATACTGAAATATCCTGTTTTTCATCAGACTCTTGACTCTCTTCTTCAGCAGCAGAAGCCGCAGGAGAAAATACCAGATCAATGCCAATTAATAACAGCAAAATACCACCAGCTACTTTTAACGCTGCCAGAGAAATCCCCAGATTATCCAGAATAAACTGACCTACCAGAGCAAAAAACACCAAAATTAACGTGGCAATAATCGACCCTTTAATTGCCATAGCACGCCGACTGGCAGCAGAAGATGTCGCAGTCAGGCCGATAAAAATAGCGACAACGTCTAGCGGGCCAATAGTGGCAAAAAAAGTGGTAAATGCGATGGTGTAAGTTTCTAACATGACAACCTCAATCAATCTTATTCATTATTTTAATAGCAGTATAAAAAAGCCGAGCTATTTAGCTCGGCTTTTTTGTGTTCAATCTTTTAAAGCAGATTTATTTAAACGCATCCTGCAGCGATGGGATCACTTGTTTTTTACGGCTTAATACACCTTCTAACCAGACTTTTCCGTCGGTAGTTGGCTTGCCATAAGCGCGCTCGGTTAAGTCTGCAGAATCGCTTACAACCAGCATTTCTGAGCCTTCACGCATGATATCGGTCAGCAACAATAATACGCTGTGACGGCCGCCTTCTTCTTTCAATGCAGCGATATCGGCTTGCAGATCATCTTTGATTGAATCAAATACTGCCAGGTCGATAACTTCTAACTGTCCCACACCAACTTTGTGGCCATTCATATCGAAATCTTTGAAGTCACGTTTAACCAGATCACGAACTGGCGTGCCTTCAACTGCAGATTTCACTTTGAACATTTCCATGCCCAAAGCAACGATGTCATCAACACCGGCAAGTCTGGCCAGATCTTCAACCGCTGCCTTATCAACAGGTGTACAAGTAGGCGATTTGAAGATAACCGTGTCACTCAAAATGGCGCACAGCATCACGCCGGCAACATTCTTTGGAATCTCAATACCGTAAAAGTCATACATCTGCTTGATGATGGTATTAGAACAACCTACAGGACGAATCCAGCATTCCAAAGGAGTAGATGTTGTCAAATCACCCAGCTTATGGTGATCCACAATGCCAACGATAGTTGCATCAGCAACATCATCTGGAGCTTGGCCTACTTCAGAGTGGTCAACAATGAAGATTTTCTCACCGGCATAGCTGGTTTTGTATTCCGGAGTTTCAAAACCGAACTTGTCCAGAATGTATTGAGTTTCTGGTGACAACTCACCCAGACGTGTCGCAACTGCTGGCTCACCGATCTGGTTCTTTAAATGAGCTAATGCGATAGCACTACAAATCGAATCGGAATCAGGGATCTTATGGCCCACTACATAAATTGGCATAGATAAATCTCTCTTCAAAACTGGCGGCATTCTAACAACAAACATCGTCATTCTGAAATAAATTAAAATTCAAGTTAATCAACAATAAGTATTGGTTATCCACAACTCGCTCGAGCAGCGGATTCCCAGTCAGTTAATAGCCGCATGATTTGCTGTGAATCGTCGATAGTTGGGCAAGAATCTGGCAGAAATTGGCGGCCTTGCTCTATCGCCTGACGTACTTGTCTTGTCTGGTAGAGAAAAGCATCACCCTCAGCATCTAGCTCAATCAGCTGTGTTGGTTGGTCATATAGTTTGAGTTCAATCTGATTATCTTTGGCTTCAGGCAGCCATGGATTACTCAACAAGTTAATCGTGCCCTTGTCACCAACCAAGGTAAATTGGTGCGCCATCCCATAAGTTTCTGCGGTATGAATTCTCGCCGTCAATCCATTACTAAGTTTCAAGCTCAATGAAGCATCACAAATATTGTGGTCTTTTTCAGAAATACTGCCTTGGGCTGCTAATTGATAATTTTCAAACGCATTTTCAGGAAATGCCGTTTTAATCATTAGATGCATTAAAGATATTGGATAACAGCCCAGGTTATAAATTGCACCTTTGCTATCGGGGTTAACAAACTTCGCGATATCAGCACAATAAGAGCCACTAATAGATTTTAATTCACCTATCGTTTTATCTTGAATTAGTTGCTGCAGCTGATAAACCAAAGGGTGGTGCAAATACATTAAGCCTTCAATAAAAAAATTGGTGCTTTTTTTAACTGCGTCGACAATTTGTTGCGTTTTATCTATATCAATTGATAAGGACTTTTCACTCAACACATGTTTGTCAGCTTCTAATGCAGCAATAATATATTGATGATGTAGGTGATTGGGCAAGCCCACGTAGACTAGGTCAACCTCTGGATCATTTATCAATGCTTGGAAATCGGTATAACCCGTCACTACCGGAAACTTGTCTCTGAACTGATCAACCGCCTGCTGACGCCGACCTGCCACCGCCTGAATTGAAGAACCTAGATCATTTACAATCGCTTGTGCCACTGTATCGGAAATAAAACTGGTGCCTAAAATGCCCCAACGCAACATGATTTAACCATGGGTGATTTACAACTGGTAGCTAGCCTAACTTATCCTCTTACAACAGCCAAGTCAGCATAATACTAGCCATTGCCAGCAACCATAAATACGAGATAGCATCGGAAATAAAACTGATATAATCCTACTCACAAATACCCTAGCGCAACATGATTTAACCATGGGTGATTTACAACTGGTAGCCAGCCTAACTTATCCGCTTACAACAGCCAAGCCAGATATTACACTCTATTTCTTGCAAAATTTAATTCTATTTTGCGTAAACCCTATAAAAATGTGCTAAGCATTTTTAACACTCTACACTCAGAATAACTTTAGATTTCTTCAACCCTAAAAAATATCTGACCGCACTGTAAAACTTAAAAATAAATTCAGTTTAACTGGAAAATTGCTTACGATATTGCACTGGCGTTACACCGACTAATTTCCTGAAATAATGACGCATTGCAGTGGCATTGTTAAAACCAGATAATTCTGCAACCTTCTCTACCGCATGACTTTCTGACTCCAATAACTGTTTCGCTTTTATAATTCGTTGCTGGCTGAGCCATTGCTGGGCACTTAGATTAAAACTGGAGCGAAACTTTCGATCAAAAGTCCGGCGCGACATATTTGCTTTAGCTGCTAGAAAATCAATATCAATTGGATCTGCCAAATGGCTAATCACCCAGTCCAATGTGGCAGCAAACTGATTCGGCACTGCTAGCAACGGTGTTTGAACGAATTGCGACTGGCCACCCGCCCGATGTGCCGACATGACTAATCGCCTAGCGACCTGATTAGCTATTTGATAACCATAGTCCTGTCGAATTACTTCGATGCCTAAATCTAACGCTGCTGCACTACCTGCAGAACAACCTAGCTTGCCATCGAATAGATACAAAACATCATCAACATAATTTATTTGCGGGAAGCGTGCTTTAAATTGCTCGGCGTAACGCCAATGCGTAGTCGCATTTCGATTATTTAATAAGTCAATTTCAGCTAATAAAAAACTACCCGAACAGAAGGAAACAATAACTTTCCCCGCTTGATAAAATTGAATAATCGCTTGTCGCAATTTTTGATCAATTTCTGTGTTATTCACTGGCCAATACGGAATCACTAAGTGGCTAAACTTATCTAAACAAGAAATTTTGGTTATTTGAAGTTGAATGCCACACAGCGCCGAAAGCTGATTTTCCTGCCACGCCACCACCTGAGTTGCATACCAATGATTAATCTCAGGTCGAGGCAAACCAAACAGCTCAACCGCACAACCTAATTCAAATAACGAAGCCTGTGGGTGGGCCAGAATCGCCACCTTGGGACTCACTGTGGTTTGTGCCATAGAATTTGCCGTTTTTACTAACAGGCTCCTGTTATAGCACGCTTTAACACTTTGGCTGAATATTAACGAGCATTGTCTTTGAGACATATCGATAGATGACTCGCAACAGGCCAGAATACTTAGGCACTGCAAAACAGGCTGAGTGAAATAAAGTATTTTCCTCCATCACTGCTTTTGCAGAACAAGTTTACTAAGAGCGTAAGCGGCTCGCCTGCGCGCCCAGTAAAATTCATTCAATCACGCCAACCCAAAGAGACTAAAAAGGAGAAATTATGAGCTCTGCAGTATCCCGAGCGCCAGCCGCCGCCAGTGAACTGGCGTTAAAGCATTTTCAATCCTTACTGCAATATGAAACCGATTGCTGGGATATTCACCATGCAATCAGTAACCAACGACAAGACTTTATTTTATTGGATGTTCGCGGTGTAGAACTGTTTCAACAAGGTCATATCGAAGCAGCAATCAACCTGCCATGGAGCCAGATTAATCAGAAAAACCTCGAGCGTTTTCCATTAGATAGCTTGTTTGTAGTTTATTGCGCCGGGCCACATTGCAATGCCACCGAGAAAGCCGCCATTCGACTGGCAAAATTAAATCGACCAGTTAAAAAAATGATTGGCGGGGTCTGTGGCTGGCTGGATGAAGGGTTTGAATTAAAAAAGGGAGCCTAAGCTCCCTTCGATTAATTATTTTTTATTACATTTTCTAACTTCGCATTTCAACAACTCGCTAATGCGATCATCTTGTTGTTGCCTCGAAATATCTGAACCTCGGCGTTGATAGCCTAAAGCAAGCATCAACTCTACAGTTTCATCTAAGCTGGCACCGCTATATGCAAGCTTGCGGACAGCATTTAACTCTTCAGGTAAGTAGAATTTTTTCTGGGCCTGCATGGTACAAACTTCAACTTCCTGTTGTGCGTCTATCATCATTTTACGAGAGAAGTCATCTAGCTTAATACCTGAATCTTTCATCAGATTTTGTATTTTTTCTCGAAGTGGCTTCCAATAAGCTTCTTTCAATTGTTGGTCAGTAACCGACTCATCTACTGAAGCTAATTGCTCTTGTTGTTCTTGGGTTAATACCGCTTTAAAAGTAGGTACTTCGCTTCCTGTCGTGTAATAAATACTATCATTATCTTCTATTGCACAAGAATCTATAAGATTAGCCTCTATTGGTTCTTTCTTATCTTCAGGGAAAGCACCACATGCATCGAGCTTATCTTGATTTTGCATCAAAATAGCAGCCAATTTACCCGCAGAGACTGTGCCAAGCATTAATCCCTGCTTTACATCAGCTGGAGTATTATCAAATATTACTTGCCCATGGCACTTACAGATATCTTGTGATCCCGGGTGCTTTTTATTACAACCCATCACCATTGCTTGTGTAAAAATTCTATCGTAAACCCCATTGCTTTTTGCTACTGGCTTATTGGCTTTTTCAGGATTACTTTGGCAAGCAACAATCATTAGGGTTAGAGCAATAACTACTAGTTTCTTCATAAAAATATTCAGTTCATTCTTGTGATTTATAACAAACAAGAATGCAAAGAATTACCTCCCGTTTTTATAGAAGGTGCATTATATACACTAGTTTACAAATTGAAATGCATGGCTATACATTCAAGCAAAAATAAGGGATATTAATTGCTTATTTTTCACTACAAAATAATTTCCCCCTGCAGGTACTTCCGAGTATAACCTGAAACCATTACGCCGCCCCTAACCAGCTCACAATAAAGCGTACCACCACGTTTTGAAGCTTGGTATGCAGTAATTTTCTGCTTGCCCAACTGTTCAGCCCAATAGGGCACTAGCGCCGCATGAATTGAGCCAGTTACCGGATCTTCTGCACCACCATTAGCTGGCCAAAAATAGCGTGAGATAATATCGAAATTAGTTACGTCTAGATTGCCTACTTGCTGCAGCATCGATACATCAGCAGTAACTACAACATCTAAAGGTGCTAATTGTTTGAGTAATTCACAGTCTGCTTCAACCGTTAAAATATCTTGTGGATTACTAAGCACCACCACATAAGCTTGTCGGTTCTTTAATACCGCTATCGATTGCACCGGCTGGCAATTAATTAACAAGCTTTTTTCGATTTGCTGCGGCGGATTCAAAACAGCCTGTGGTTTTAAATTGGGAAACTGCATTTCAATTAAACCATCAGGCTTGTGAGTAATTACCAGTTCGCCCACTGCATCTGCTGTGAATATAATCTGTTCTAGTTGAGGCTGTTGCTCAAAAATAACTGACGATGATGCCAAGGTAGCATGACCACAAAAATCGACTTCAGTCAGTGGTGAGAACCAACGAATCTGATATTGACCTAAAACCACTGGAACCAAAAAAGCGGTTTCTGAAAGGTTGTTTTCAAATGCGATTGACTGCATTAATTCATCATCGAGCCATTGCTCAGTAATCACCACAGCCGCCGAATTACCTTTGAAAATTTGGTCGGTAAATGCATCGACTAAATGGATATTAATTTTCATTATTTTCTCCAGTTAAATCCTTCACCATTAGCTGAGGGCTACTTTTTAGCAGGCCTTGTTTAACCCAACCATTTTTTAAGTAAAGATTCTCCGCTCGATAATTGCCTTCAATATAACGCAGCGCCGCTTGCTTACAGCCTTTCGATACTAAATGCTGGGTAGCATAGTCCAACAGCTGCTTACCAAAACCACAGCCCCGGTACTCAGGAATCAGGTAAATGAAGTAGACATAGCCACCAGCTTGCCCATTAGGCGCAGTGAGCGTTGCATTGAATTCCAGCTGACCAATGATTTGCCGATTTAACCAGACATGAACAAAACCTTCAGGATAAATCCTCAAAAGCTTTTGATACCACTGCAGGGTATTGGCAGGATCATAATTATCTAGACAACCAAAGCTGACCATATGGGCATCACGGCGGAAGCTAAGACAAATGTCTTTATCCTGTGAAAAATTGATTGGGAGATACTCAAACTGCACTTTTTCTAATTTTTTACCACACACGCTAAAACTCATCACCTTTAGCTAAGGTAAGTGAGTCTATCTCTGGTAATACTCTGCAAACAAGTTAATTAACTACTAAGCCATGAGCGATCTAGACCCCCTAGTTCATCCCAGAAATTGTTCTGTACTAAATAACCTTCCAAGGCCATCGGACTAGTAAAGCGAGCATCTTTAGCCATTACTTGTGCTGAAGCATCTGGTCCGGCTGCGGCCTGCCAGATAGCAACGACAAACATAGAGCAAAACATTTGTTTGATACCTGTTTCATTATGCAGCGCAGGAACTGAACCATCCTGATGTTGAAAATATAAAGCAGCTTGCTGTTTTGCCCCTGAACCATAATGAGATGAGCGACCAAAAGTTCGGTAGGCTTTTCGTGCACTGTAAGCAGCAGGGCCGTAATAGTATTCTTCACCCTTCCAAAAGCGTGGTTGGCTATTGCAAGGCACCCATTTTCTAGCAATTATTCCCGATAAATCAGCCAAGCCTCGACATGATTGACATCGAAACACTTTGAACGAACTTCCTTCGTACAATCCTGTTTCTGAGCCTAGCGTGTCAGCTGCTATTTCTATGCGGGCAAATCCTTTACTGGCAGCATGGGCTAGTTCAACTTTATTTTTTTCAACATGGCATACTATTCCGCAGTGATATGTTTCGGGACTCGCTGCTCTAGTTTGCCAACTATCACGGCCAAAAAGACAAACTTTTTGTAGAGCAGTTTGCGCTTTAATTACAGAAGCACCGTTTGTCCCTTGGCCATTCATAAAGACAATGTCGCCCAACTTTAATTCAGAAAACTGCATGTACATATCTGACTTGGATTTTCAGTAATTCATTAAATAAGTTTTTTAAAATCCACATGCAACGGA
It includes:
- the tnpC gene encoding IS66 family transposase — protein: MDSIEINKTIAETERLLAKSKRLPPELVAMVRMLMLVVKILLDSKGLNSKNSSIPPSADPNREKKSRAKSNKNPGGQPGHKGSNLSPVKDPDEVLDITIDRSQLPKGKYRVVGSESRQVVDVRITRYVTEYRAQILQDEQGNQFVAEFPQGVTRPIQYGNEFKANAVYMSSYQLIPYERTQKHFAEILDAPISTGSLANFNQEAFHRLKPFAQLVPAILRAGDLIHADETGVNINGKRKWLHVASNDRWTWIEAHESRGIEAMEAIDILPKFTGLLVHDHWKSYYRFVLCLHVLCNAHHVRELARAHEQDGQQWAKAMEDLLYEMNTAVNEAGGELDEKQCQKWVKRYRKILKAGDRECPAPEPKKADKKGQLKRGKLARSKSRNLLERLRDFEADVLRFMSNTRAPFTNNQGERDFRMSKVQQKISGCFRSWDGVKAYCRIRSYISTCQKHGVGVGEALSLLFAGKWPDFIQEKLDRLV
- a CDS encoding MarC family protein translates to MLETYTIAFTTFFATIGPLDVVAIFIGLTATSSAASRRAMAIKGSIIATLILVFFALVGQFILDNLGISLAALKVAGGILLLLIGIDLVFSPAASAAEEESQESDEKQDISVFPLATPLIGGPGAMGAAILLMADNTGHWGDQGVVILALVSVTALTLVLLLLANRVQQLFGLTGMHVISRVFGVLLTALAVQFMFDGIKQSGLLGS
- a CDS encoding manganese-dependent inorganic pyrophosphatase; the protein is MPIYVVGHKIPDSDSICSAIALAHLKNQIGEPAVATRLGELSPETQYILDKFGFETPEYKTSYAGEKIFIVDHSEVGQAPDDVADATIVGIVDHHKLGDLTTSTPLECWIRPVGCSNTIIKQMYDFYGIEIPKNVAGVMLCAILSDTVIFKSPTCTPVDKAAVEDLARLAGVDDIVALGMEMFKVKSAVEGTPVRDLVKRDFKDFDMNGHKVGVGQLEVIDLAVFDSIKDDLQADIAALKEEGGRHSVLLLLTDIMREGSEMLVVSDSADLTERAYGKPTTDGKVWLEGVLSRKKQVIPSLQDAFK
- a CDS encoding Gfo/Idh/MocA family protein; translation: MLRWGILGTSFISDTVAQAIVNDLGSSIQAVAGRRQQAVDQFRDKFPVVTGYTDFQALINDPEVDLVYVGLPNHLHHQYIIAALEADKHVLSEKSLSIDIDKTQQIVDAVKKSTNFFIEGLMYLHHPLVYQLQQLIQDKTIGELKSISGSYCADIAKFVNPDSKGAIYNLGCYPISLMHLMIKTAFPENAFENYQLAAQGSISEKDHNICDASLSLKLSNGLTARIHTAETYGMAHQFTLVGDKGTINLLSNPWLPEAKDNQIELKLYDQPTQLIELDAEGDAFLYQTRQVRQAIEQGRQFLPDSCPTIDDSQQIMRLLTDWESAARASCG
- a CDS encoding helix-turn-helix domain-containing protein; this translates as MAQTTVSPKVAILAHPQASLFELGCAVELFGLPRPEINHWYATQVVAWQENQLSALCGIQLQITKISCLDKFSHLVIPYWPVNNTEIDQKLRQAIIQFYQAGKVIVSFCSGSFLLAEIDLLNNRNATTHWRYAEQFKARFPQINYVDDVLYLFDGKLGCSAGSAAALDLGIEVIRQDYGYQIANQVARRLVMSAHRAGGQSQFVQTPLLAVPNQFAATLDWVISHLADPIDIDFLAAKANMSRRTFDRKFRSSFNLSAQQWLSQQRIIKAKQLLESESHAVEKVAELSGFNNATAMRHYFRKLVGVTPVQYRKQFSS
- a CDS encoding rhodanese-like domain-containing protein is translated as MSSAVSRAPAAASELALKHFQSLLQYETDCWDIHHAISNQRQDFILLDVRGVELFQQGHIEAAINLPWSQINQKNLERFPLDSLFVVYCAGPHCNATEKAAIRLAKLNRPVKKMIGGVCGWLDEGFELKKGA
- a CDS encoding PhzF family phenazine biosynthesis protein; its protein translation is MKINIHLVDAFTDQIFKGNSAAVVITEQWLDDELMQSIAFENNLSETAFLVPVVLGQYQIRWFSPLTEVDFCGHATLASSSVIFEQQPQLEQIIFTADAVGELVITHKPDGLIEMQFPNLKPQAVLNPPQQIEKSLLINCQPVQSIAVLKNRQAYVVVLSNPQDILTVEADCELLKQLAPLDVVVTADVSMLQQVGNLDVTNFDIISRYFWPANGGAEDPVTGSIHAALVPYWAEQLGKQKITAYQASKRGGTLYCELVRGGVMVSGYTRKYLQGEIIL
- a CDS encoding GNAT family N-acetyltransferase, whose protein sequence is MSFSVCGKKLEKVQFEYLPINFSQDKDICLSFRRDAHMVSFGCLDNYDPANTLQWYQKLLRIYPEGFVHVWLNRQIIGQLEFNATLTAPNGQAGGYVYFIYLIPEYRGCGFGKQLLDYATQHLVSKGCKQAALRYIEGNYRAENLYLKNGWVKQGLLKSSPQLMVKDLTGENNEN